From Deinococcus multiflagellatus, the proteins below share one genomic window:
- the cobU gene encoding bifunctional adenosylcobinamide kinase/adenosylcobinamide-phosphate guanylyltransferase, with protein MTLVFVTGGARSGKSTFAERRAAASGQPVTYLATAQAFDTEMAARIVRHREDRPAPWATVEEPLAVPGALAAALTPVVLLDCLSLWVSNLMLADWSDEAVLGAADALLATAAARGGLTVLVTNEVGFGIVPDNALARRYRDLLGWVNQRAAAASDEAWLLVSGRPLRL; from the coding sequence GTGACGCTGGTGTTCGTGACGGGCGGCGCCCGTAGTGGCAAAAGCACCTTTGCTGAACGCCGCGCGGCGGCCAGTGGCCAGCCCGTGACCTATCTGGCGACCGCCCAGGCCTTCGACACCGAGATGGCCGCGCGCATTGTCCGCCACCGGGAGGACCGCCCCGCCCCCTGGGCCACCGTGGAGGAGCCGCTGGCCGTACCCGGGGCGCTGGCGGCGGCCCTGACCCCAGTGGTGCTGCTCGACTGCCTGAGCCTCTGGGTCAGCAACCTGATGCTGGCCGACTGGTCCGACGAGGCGGTGCTGGGCGCCGCCGACGCCCTGCTGGCCACAGCGGCGGCGCGCGGCGGTCTGACTGTCCTGGTCACGAACGAGGTGGGCTTCGGCATCGTGCCGGACAACGCCCTGGCACGGCGCTACCGCGATCTGCTGGGCTGGGTCAACCAGCGCGCCGCGGCTGCCAGTGACGAGGCGTGGTTGCTGGTGAGCGGGCGGCCGCTGCGGTTGTAA
- a CDS encoding beta strand repeat-containing protein yields MRHVHLFLGALLLGSCAPQPTPPQASGPDPVPGASQPAPSVPAPGTPAPAPQLTPLGQIEIAFSGLNDPAGFKAEPVAQGLTDIGGIQLEPLANGSFTVGQRGAGGVRYLYASFRVRNATSGGVAYGAARQNLTLVAASTAGTIGETAISNLQRFDGSAASPAIAQSILPTHAMTLDRTSGLDRVQPKLGSEDLQVFAEDEVAAAPAGVTRLFPYGFVVRRKTVTNSRLLPANPAAGQYDGVVTIAMKLPLQANSADDPFRFNMNFAVMDDSRTRVTESVEEQGAASDAAARAAALGAGTPVMTLCGSTLNTGTTQFIGSATTAGNAARLAKIGGNIALKNVALAYTVPGNTRLSVPAGGGLAGAYSTYGGAALSFSGNSTRRGGTAAVGAAGDFTFTSKVGDGQPAVTDQLIYRVADNQGCSSTDTTADVNVAGRVWFVNNSGANGDGRQGTPFNTLAAAQTASAVGDVLYVARGTGTSSGQNSGLGLKNNQTLIGEGAALTVGGVTYIAAGAQPAVIGNSAGAGVTLAQNNVVRGLNISGTSSAVTGSNLGTLELNAGTLTATAGPALNLSTGSTVTVQAQSVSGTAGGILSSGLGTFTLTAGTVGASAGPALNLTGGTLNATITALNSSASPGTGSLLTGVGGTLSVTGSGAAGSGGTLQGAAAEGLRIVPQNQTLTATLDRLNVQNNGAEGVEVVTQNTETGRAVLTVRNSTFANNGLAAVRVDHAAGSASRTVLNNNTVNNTTSVASGFSVNTTHTAAQTDELLLSGNSVTLQPVNGGSSIGISSIVAGTGTLRVSAVNNTVNNFASQGLRFLARDNGSRLHVTLTGNQTNTTVTSALEGALLQSGDGAASSAQLCASVSSNTLRSVSGIEGLYVWKVNANTLQLQGFSGGNAQSFLASANPATVGITVDGAPTGGTCETPTP; encoded by the coding sequence ATGCGTCACGTTCACCTGTTCCTGGGCGCCCTGCTGCTGGGCAGTTGCGCCCCCCAGCCCACCCCCCCGCAGGCCAGCGGACCAGACCCGGTTCCCGGGGCCAGCCAGCCGGCCCCCAGCGTGCCGGCGCCGGGCACGCCCGCACCCGCCCCGCAGCTCACCCCCCTGGGCCAGATCGAAATCGCTTTTTCCGGCCTGAACGACCCCGCAGGCTTCAAGGCCGAGCCGGTTGCCCAGGGTCTGACCGATATCGGCGGCATTCAGCTTGAACCGCTCGCCAACGGCTCGTTCACGGTGGGGCAGCGCGGCGCGGGCGGCGTGCGCTACCTGTACGCCTCCTTCCGGGTGCGCAACGCCACTTCGGGGGGCGTGGCCTACGGCGCGGCGCGCCAGAACCTGACCCTGGTGGCCGCCAGTACCGCCGGCACCATCGGCGAAACCGCCATCAGCAACCTGCAGCGTTTTGACGGCAGCGCCGCCAGTCCGGCCATTGCCCAGAGCATCCTGCCCACCCACGCCATGACCCTGGACCGCACCAGCGGCCTGGACCGGGTGCAGCCCAAGCTGGGCAGCGAGGACCTGCAGGTGTTCGCTGAAGACGAGGTGGCGGCGGCGCCCGCTGGCGTCACCCGCCTGTTTCCCTACGGTTTTGTGGTGCGGCGCAAGACGGTGACGAACAGCCGGCTGCTGCCCGCCAACCCCGCCGCCGGGCAGTACGACGGCGTGGTGACCATTGCCATGAAACTACCGCTGCAGGCCAACTCCGCCGACGATCCCTTCCGCTTCAACATGAATTTTGCCGTGATGGACGACAGCCGCACCCGCGTGACCGAGAGCGTGGAAGAGCAGGGCGCGGCCAGCGACGCCGCTGCGCGCGCCGCCGCCCTGGGCGCAGGCACGCCCGTCATGACCCTGTGCGGCAGCACGCTCAACACCGGCACCACGCAGTTCATCGGCTCGGCCACCACGGCGGGCAACGCGGCGCGCCTCGCCAAGATTGGCGGAAACATTGCCCTGAAGAACGTGGCCCTGGCCTACACCGTGCCCGGCAACACGCGCCTGAGTGTGCCGGCGGGGGGCGGGTTGGCGGGCGCCTACAGCACCTACGGCGGCGCGGCCCTGAGCTTTAGTGGCAACTCCACCCGCCGGGGCGGCACGGCAGCGGTGGGCGCGGCCGGGGACTTTACCTTCACGTCCAAGGTGGGCGACGGCCAGCCCGCCGTGACCGACCAGCTGATCTACCGCGTGGCCGACAACCAGGGCTGCAGCAGCACCGACACCACTGCGGATGTCAACGTGGCGGGCCGGGTGTGGTTCGTGAACAACAGCGGCGCGAACGGGGACGGGCGCCAGGGCACGCCGTTCAACACCCTGGCGGCGGCGCAGACGGCTTCGGCGGTGGGGGACGTGCTGTACGTGGCGCGCGGCACCGGCACCAGCAGCGGGCAGAACAGTGGCCTGGGCCTGAAGAACAACCAGACCCTGATCGGCGAGGGCGCGGCCCTGACCGTGGGGGGCGTCACCTACATCGCGGCGGGCGCGCAACCCGCCGTCATTGGCAACAGCGCGGGCGCCGGGGTCACGCTGGCCCAGAACAACGTGGTGCGCGGCCTGAACATCAGCGGCACCAGCAGCGCCGTGACCGGCAGCAACCTGGGCACCCTGGAGCTGAACGCGGGCACCCTGACGGCCACGGCGGGCCCCGCCCTGAACCTGAGCACCGGCAGCACGGTTACGGTGCAGGCCCAGAGCGTGAGCGGCACAGCGGGCGGCATCCTGAGCAGCGGCCTGGGCACCTTCACCCTGACCGCCGGCACCGTGGGCGCCAGCGCGGGCCCGGCCCTGAACCTCACGGGCGGCACCCTGAACGCGACCATCACGGCGCTCAATTCCAGCGCCTCGCCGGGCACCGGCAGCCTGCTGACCGGCGTGGGCGGCACCCTGAGCGTCACGGGCAGCGGCGCGGCCGGCTCTGGGGGCACGCTGCAGGGGGCCGCCGCCGAGGGCCTGCGCATCGTGCCGCAGAACCAGACCCTGACCGCCACCCTGGACCGCCTGAACGTGCAGAACAACGGCGCCGAGGGCGTGGAGGTGGTGACACAGAACACCGAAACCGGGCGCGCTGTGCTCACGGTGCGCAACAGCACCTTCGCCAACAATGGGCTGGCGGCCGTGCGGGTGGACCACGCGGCGGGCAGTGCCTCGCGGACCGTTCTGAACAACAACACCGTGAACAACACGACCTCTGTGGCGAGTGGGTTCAGTGTCAACACCACGCACACCGCCGCCCAGACCGACGAACTGCTGCTGAGTGGCAACAGTGTCACCCTGCAGCCGGTGAACGGCGGCAGTTCCATCGGCATCTCCAGCATCGTGGCGGGCACGGGCACCCTGCGGGTAAGCGCCGTGAACAACACGGTGAACAACTTTGCCAGCCAAGGGCTGCGCTTTCTCGCCCGCGACAACGGCTCACGCCTGCACGTCACCTTGACGGGCAACCAGACGAACACGACCGTCACCTCTGCCCTGGAAGGCGCGCTGCTGCAAAGCGGCGACGGCGCCGCCAGCAGCGCGCAACTGTGCGCCAGCGTGAGCAGCAACACCCTGCGCAGTGTGAGCGGCATTGAAGGGCTGTACGTCTGGAAAGTGAACGCCAACACCCTGCAGCTTCAGGGCTTCTCCGGCGGCAATGCCCAGAGCTTCCTGGCCAGCGCCAACCCCGCCACGGTGGGCATTACCGTGGACGGCGCCCCCACGGGCGGCACCTGCGAGACGCCCACCCCCTGA
- a CDS encoding TolC family protein, with protein MTRSPLPALRLLLPLLLTLGGAYAQNATVQSATALTLPSAVARALAQGVDVTSARASLQKAQANLRAVRADPTSLITTLTQAEQEVAAQAAVLDAAKLGAAQAAISGYLSAYEGAARVTLAGAQVGLSERNLKIAQARLAARTATALDVSRAQNALNSDRQDLASARASLPVLEASLARTLNLQGDLNLSAPPAAPKLSVTLAALQAGLEKRLPSLVQAANGAALAALQVRLSDNDYTPARTLEDARVAAQNAQRTLDDALRAAQTGVRDAYRAAQDAQERVALAREALQNARTALTQAQARLKAGTAAAVEVQQAQLQVSQAEFSLTQAQGGVWRALAGLGTASGVDVTGLVN; from the coding sequence ATGACCCGTTCCCCCCTGCCCGCCCTGCGCCTGCTGCTGCCCCTTCTGCTGACCCTGGGCGGCGCCTATGCCCAGAACGCCACAGTCCAGAGCGCCACGGCCCTCACGCTGCCCTCGGCGGTGGCGCGCGCGCTGGCGCAGGGCGTGGACGTGACCAGCGCCCGCGCCAGCCTGCAAAAAGCCCAGGCCAACCTGCGCGCGGTGCGCGCCGACCCCACCAGCCTGATCACCACCCTCACCCAGGCCGAGCAGGAGGTGGCGGCCCAGGCCGCCGTGCTGGACGCCGCCAAGCTGGGCGCGGCGCAAGCGGCCATCAGCGGGTATCTGTCTGCGTACGAGGGCGCCGCGCGGGTCACGCTGGCTGGCGCGCAGGTGGGCCTGAGCGAACGCAACCTGAAGATTGCCCAGGCCCGCCTTGCGGCGCGCACGGCCACCGCGCTGGACGTGAGCCGCGCGCAGAACGCCCTGAACAGTGACCGCCAGGACCTCGCCAGCGCCCGGGCCAGCCTGCCGGTGCTGGAAGCCAGCCTGGCCCGCACCCTGAACCTGCAGGGCGACCTGAACCTGAGCGCCCCGCCCGCCGCCCCCAAGCTGAGCGTGACCCTGGCCGCGCTGCAGGCGGGCCTGGAAAAACGCCTGCCCAGTCTGGTGCAGGCGGCCAACGGCGCGGCCCTGGCGGCGCTGCAGGTGCGCTTATCCGACAATGACTACACGCCGGCCCGCACCCTGGAAGACGCCCGGGTGGCGGCCCAGAATGCCCAGCGCACCCTGGACGACGCCCTGCGCGCCGCCCAGACCGGCGTGCGCGACGCCTACCGCGCCGCCCAGGACGCCCAGGAGCGCGTGGCCCTGGCGCGCGAGGCCCTGCAGAATGCCCGCACCGCCCTGACCCAGGCGCAGGCCCGCCTGAAAGCCGGCACCGCCGCCGCCGTGGAGGTGCAGCAGGCGCAGTTGCAGGTCTCGCAGGCCGAATTCAGCCTGACCCAGGCGCAGGGCGGCGTGTGGCGGGCCCTGGCGGGGCTGGGCACGGCCAGCGGCGTGGACGTGACCGGGCTGGTGAACTGA
- a CDS encoding phage tail protein, whose protein sequence is MTPYLGEIRMFGGNFAPLGWALCQGQLLPISENDALFTLIGTIYGGDGQSTFALPDLRGRLPVHMGTMPGGTPMALGQLTGTETVTLTAAQMPAHAHPLQASTLTAVQGGVVSAGAYLAQPESGELYVGTGRRPKTLAAPSLGPSGGGQPHENLSPYLCVNFIIALQGIYPPRN, encoded by the coding sequence GTGACCCCATACCTGGGTGAAATTCGGATGTTTGGAGGCAATTTTGCGCCGCTGGGCTGGGCGCTGTGCCAGGGGCAACTGCTGCCCATTTCAGAGAACGACGCCCTGTTTACCCTGATCGGCACCATCTACGGCGGCGACGGCCAGAGCACCTTCGCCCTGCCAGACCTGCGCGGGCGCCTGCCGGTCCACATGGGCACCATGCCGGGCGGAACGCCCATGGCCCTGGGGCAGCTGACCGGCACCGAAACCGTGACCCTCACCGCCGCGCAAATGCCGGCGCACGCGCACCCGCTGCAGGCCAGCACCCTCACGGCTGTCCAGGGGGGCGTCGTGAGTGCCGGGGCGTACCTCGCGCAGCCCGAGAGCGGCGAACTGTATGTGGGCACGGGGCGGCGGCCCAAGACGCTGGCCGCGCCTTCCCTGGGGCCCAGTGGCGGCGGCCAGCCCCACGAGAACCTCTCGCCGTACCTGTGCGTGAATTTCATCATCGCCCTGCAGGGCATCTACCCACCCCGGAACTAG
- a CDS encoding efflux RND transporter periplasmic adaptor subunit, whose amino-acid sequence MCARSFALTLTLPLLLAACAAPGGTKAENNIDAPPAKTTALQVTTVTAKAGTLSAQRSAAATLQAQRDSQVAAQAGGAVKAVLAQEGERVQAGEVVVQLDDLPQRQALDNARLQLEQAQLSLAQTQRTTQGSATALRASVQAAEATLAQARSNAQSAERLFGLGGISQAELQAARSQLAQAESGLAQARTNLAQNGQSAQGSVPLARVQVEQARTGVQQAEQNLARTAVRAPFAGTVASLSTEVGEFVAQGSPVFRLVDPGSLRAQFSVPADDAATLRPGTALNLGYGGQNYVATVVETPGIAGSNRLVPVTARVQGGDALPVGATAQARYRVTLGQGVLVPSSAVQAEDGQNVVYVAAAGVAQRTPVTVVAESGAQVAVQGLDAGQAVISPLPASLQDGARVTAARGGAQP is encoded by the coding sequence GTGTGCGCCCGCTCCTTCGCCCTGACGCTGACGCTGCCGCTGCTGCTGGCGGCCTGCGCGGCCCCGGGCGGCACCAAGGCCGAGAACAACATTGACGCCCCGCCTGCCAAGACCACCGCCCTGCAGGTGACCACCGTCACCGCCAAAGCCGGCACCCTCAGCGCGCAGCGCAGCGCGGCGGCCACCTTGCAGGCCCAGCGCGACAGTCAGGTGGCCGCGCAGGCGGGCGGCGCCGTGAAGGCCGTGCTGGCCCAGGAAGGCGAGCGGGTGCAGGCCGGCGAGGTGGTGGTGCAGCTGGACGACCTGCCACAGCGGCAGGCCCTGGACAACGCCCGGCTGCAACTGGAACAGGCGCAGCTGAGCCTCGCCCAGACCCAGCGCACCACCCAGGGCTCGGCCACCGCCCTGCGCGCCTCGGTGCAGGCGGCCGAGGCCACGCTGGCCCAGGCCCGCAGCAACGCCCAGAGTGCCGAGCGCCTGTTTGGCCTAGGCGGGATCAGTCAGGCCGAGCTGCAGGCGGCGCGCTCGCAGTTGGCCCAGGCCGAAAGCGGGCTGGCCCAGGCGCGGACCAACCTCGCGCAGAACGGCCAGAGCGCCCAGGGCAGCGTGCCGCTGGCGCGCGTGCAGGTGGAACAGGCCCGCACCGGCGTGCAGCAGGCCGAACAAAACCTGGCCCGCACGGCGGTTCGCGCGCCCTTTGCCGGCACGGTGGCCAGCCTCAGCACCGAGGTCGGCGAGTTCGTGGCGCAGGGTTCGCCCGTGTTCCGGCTGGTGGACCCCGGCAGCCTGCGCGCGCAGTTCAGCGTGCCCGCCGATGACGCCGCCACCCTGCGCCCCGGCACGGCCCTGAACCTGGGCTACGGCGGGCAGAACTACGTGGCGACCGTGGTGGAAACCCCGGGCATTGCCGGCAGCAACCGCCTCGTGCCGGTCACGGCGCGGGTGCAGGGTGGAGACGCCCTGCCGGTGGGCGCCACCGCCCAAGCGCGCTACCGGGTCACGCTGGGCCAGGGCGTGCTGGTGCCCAGCAGCGCTGTGCAGGCCGAAGACGGGCAGAACGTGGTGTACGTGGCCGCCGCCGGCGTGGCCCAGCGCACCCCGGTGACCGTGGTGGCCGAAAGCGGCGCCCAGGTGGCCGTGCAGGGGCTGGACGCCGGGCAGGCCGTGATCTCGCCGCTGCCCGCCAGCCTGCAGGACGGCGCCCGGGTCACGGCGGCGCGCGGCGGAGCCCAGCCATGA
- a CDS encoding phage tail protein, with protein MDEPYIGTIQICALPFAPRGWATCDGQLLPINQNQALFSILGTTYGGNGQTNFALPDLRGRVPMHWGAQGGLTLNIGQQGGETAHTLSLGEMPAHSHALVASSAAGSTSLPDSSLLASAPMYAAASTPLSALANTSVSSAGGGQAHNNLPPLSTLNFVIALVGIYPSMN; from the coding sequence ATGGACGAACCGTATATCGGCACCATTCAGATCTGCGCCCTGCCTTTCGCGCCGCGCGGCTGGGCCACCTGCGACGGGCAACTGCTGCCCATCAACCAGAATCAGGCGCTGTTTTCTATTCTGGGCACCACCTACGGCGGCAACGGGCAGACCAATTTCGCCCTGCCAGACCTGCGCGGGCGCGTGCCCATGCACTGGGGCGCCCAGGGCGGCCTGACCCTGAACATCGGCCAGCAGGGCGGCGAGACCGCCCACACCTTAAGCCTGGGCGAAATGCCGGCCCACAGCCACGCCCTGGTCGCCAGCAGCGCCGCTGGCAGCACCAGCCTCCCCGACAGCAGCCTGCTGGCGAGCGCGCCCATGTACGCCGCCGCCTCCACTCCCCTGAGCGCCCTGGCGAATACCTCGGTGAGCAGTGCCGGGGGTGGGCAGGCCCACAACAACCTGCCGCCCCTCTCGACCCTGAACTTCGTGATTGCGCTGGTGGGGATCTACCCCTCCATGAACTGA
- a CDS encoding efflux RND transporter permease subunit, with the protein MSTHDPAEFNAPPGQLPDGTPEPAVHPLVRFSVRNYVFSIGIFVMLVLAGLVATFRLGVELLPNFEVPVLAVSTAYPGANPDQVDREVSRRIEDAVSTLAGVVDINTTSVTNQSAVVITFTDDTDIDSAANSVSQAVAAIRAALPDGSEAPVVQKFDPNDTPILTLALLGGSAPPAQVTALAEDVLVPRLERIDGVADVSLTGGPERQVQVLLDPARLQAYNLTPARVTGAISASALDLPAGAVAQGGTQTQFSTRNTPRSAAEVARIPLDSGVQVGDVARVRDTAAEPTSLARVNGQPAVLLSVRKGSGTNSVAVTDRVRAAMEAQPLPKGYALTLASDTTRETRATVKDTFKEFLIAVGAVGVICLLFLGRLNTVFAVVLAIPISISAAPLLFSLLGFTFNIISLLAIIVAIGIVVDDSIVVAENVQRYRDLGYSPVRSVLLGGSEVFSAVTAASFSLLAVLLPLSFMPGILGQFFSQFGLGIAAAIALSWLESLLFLTVRMAYTQNPEPVTWREVPGILGRFPLLLRQSLAGVRTLPGWLGLALAGAALTAGLRAAGLALPVALGLAVLLAPLGLAVVRYLLTVLYAVLEALTGTLHGLTNRGVQATARAYARSLGGALRRPWAVMAVAGLFLLSAGLALRGVGFAFTPQTDSGSLTVDLDLPTGTDLQTTNRLTRQVEENLLARPEVRLVQTSVGAGSLTGGNNPNAASLTVTLIPKSERPGIETLVARYLRDLQRVAASVPGTEVLVASQQGGPGGSADITLALTAPNQALLVQRNREVVRLLSQDPNLRTVESSLSATRQERTFVPDPTRLSGTGLSASDVAQALRTYNDGSVAGRVRDGDRSVDIVVRLDPALISGEQSLLSQTLYSQALGANLTLGELGGFALAQAPATLSRLNKAYTATLDINLVDGGPNPFAYQQELVKRVEKAGLLSGGVTLGNASAFGSAGLTGDLVFYGPILMLVAVLLTYLVLGSQFNSFRYPVYLLLPVPIAIVGALWTLNFFGVNLDVITVLGMVILLGLSTKNSILYLEFVTERVRTLPLREALIEAAELRFRPIIMTTLTVLVISVPLILGQGEGAEFRRGLGIVILGGVITSTLLTFYVVPSVFWQFERRRLAPPVPVTPALTPGD; encoded by the coding sequence ATGAGCACCCACGACCCGGCTGAATTCAACGCGCCCCCCGGGCAGCTGCCCGACGGCACGCCCGAACCGGCGGTGCACCCGCTGGTGCGCTTCAGCGTGCGCAACTACGTGTTTTCCATCGGCATTTTCGTGATGCTGGTGCTGGCGGGGCTGGTGGCCACCTTCCGGCTGGGGGTGGAACTGCTGCCCAACTTCGAGGTGCCGGTACTGGCAGTCAGCACCGCCTACCCCGGCGCCAACCCCGACCAGGTGGACCGCGAGGTCAGCCGCCGCATTGAAGACGCGGTGAGCACCCTGGCGGGCGTGGTGGACATCAACACCACCTCGGTCACCAACCAGTCGGCGGTGGTGATCACCTTTACCGACGACACCGACATTGACAGCGCGGCCAACAGCGTCTCGCAGGCGGTAGCGGCCATTCGCGCGGCGCTGCCGGACGGCTCGGAAGCCCCGGTGGTGCAGAAGTTCGACCCCAACGACACGCCCATTCTGACCCTGGCCCTGCTGGGCGGCAGCGCGCCCCCGGCCCAGGTGACCGCCCTGGCCGAGGACGTGCTGGTGCCGCGCCTGGAGCGCATTGACGGCGTGGCCGACGTTTCACTGACCGGCGGCCCGGAGCGGCAGGTGCAGGTGCTGCTGGACCCGGCGCGGCTGCAGGCGTACAACCTGACCCCGGCGCGGGTGACCGGGGCGATCAGCGCCAGCGCGCTGGACCTGCCCGCCGGGGCGGTGGCCCAGGGCGGCACCCAGACGCAGTTTTCCACCCGCAACACCCCGCGCAGCGCGGCCGAGGTGGCGCGCATTCCCCTGGACAGCGGCGTGCAGGTGGGGGACGTGGCCCGGGTGCGCGACACGGCGGCCGAGCCCACCTCGCTGGCCCGGGTGAACGGCCAGCCAGCGGTGTTGCTCAGCGTGCGCAAGGGCAGCGGCACGAACTCGGTGGCGGTAACCGACCGGGTGCGCGCGGCGATGGAAGCCCAGCCGCTGCCCAAGGGATACGCCCTGACCCTGGCCAGCGACACCACCCGCGAAACCCGCGCCACGGTGAAAGACACCTTCAAGGAATTCCTGATCGCCGTGGGGGCGGTGGGCGTGATCTGCCTGCTGTTCCTGGGCCGCCTGAACACCGTGTTTGCGGTGGTGCTGGCCATTCCCATCTCCATCAGCGCGGCGCCGCTGCTCTTTAGCCTGCTGGGCTTTACCTTCAACATCATCTCGCTGCTGGCGATCATCGTGGCCATCGGCATCGTGGTGGACGACTCGATTGTGGTGGCCGAGAACGTGCAGCGCTACCGCGACCTGGGCTACAGCCCGGTGCGCAGCGTGCTGCTGGGCGGCTCAGAGGTCTTCTCGGCGGTCACGGCGGCCAGCTTCTCGCTGCTGGCGGTGCTGCTGCCCCTGAGCTTCATGCCGGGCATCCTGGGTCAGTTCTTCAGCCAGTTTGGGCTGGGCATTGCAGCGGCCATCGCGCTGTCGTGGCTGGAAAGCCTGCTGTTTCTCACCGTGCGCATGGCCTACACCCAGAACCCCGAGCCGGTGACGTGGCGCGAGGTGCCCGGCATTCTGGGTCGCTTTCCGCTGCTGCTGCGCCAGAGCCTCGCGGGCGTGCGCACCCTGCCCGGCTGGCTGGGGCTGGCCCTGGCTGGCGCGGCGCTGACTGCTGGGCTGCGGGCGGCGGGGCTGGCCCTGCCCGTCGCCCTGGGCCTGGCTGTGCTGCTGGCCCCGCTGGGCCTGGCCGTGGTCCGTTACCTGCTGACCGTGCTGTACGCCGTGCTCGAAGCCCTGACCGGCACCCTGCACGGGCTCACCAACCGGGGCGTGCAGGCCACGGCGCGCGCCTACGCCCGCAGCCTGGGCGGCGCCCTGCGGCGGCCCTGGGCGGTCATGGCGGTGGCCGGGCTCTTTCTGCTGAGTGCGGGGCTGGCCCTGCGCGGCGTGGGCTTTGCCTTTACCCCCCAGACCGACAGCGGTTCCCTGACCGTGGACCTGGACCTGCCCACCGGCACCGACCTGCAAACCACCAACCGCCTTACCCGGCAGGTGGAAGAAAACCTGCTGGCCCGCCCTGAAGTGCGCCTTGTGCAGACCAGCGTGGGCGCCGGCAGCCTGACCGGGGGCAACAACCCCAACGCCGCCAGCCTGACCGTCACCCTGATTCCCAAGAGTGAGCGTCCCGGCATTGAAACCCTGGTGGCGCGCTACCTGCGCGACCTGCAGCGGGTGGCCGCCAGCGTGCCGGGCACCGAGGTGCTGGTGGCCTCGCAGCAGGGCGGCCCGGGGGGCAGCGCCGACATCACCCTGGCGCTCACTGCGCCGAACCAGGCCCTGCTGGTGCAGCGCAACCGCGAGGTGGTGCGCCTGCTCTCGCAGGACCCCAACCTGCGCACGGTGGAAAGCAGCCTTAGCGCCACCCGCCAGGAGCGCACCTTTGTGCCGGACCCCACGCGCCTGAGCGGCACCGGCCTGAGCGCCAGCGACGTGGCCCAGGCCCTGCGCACCTACAACGACGGCTCGGTGGCCGGGCGGGTGCGCGACGGCGACCGCAGCGTGGACATCGTGGTGCGGCTGGACCCCGCGCTGATCAGCGGCGAGCAGAGCCTGCTGAGCCAGACCCTGTACTCGCAGGCCCTGGGCGCCAACCTGACGCTGGGCGAACTGGGCGGCTTCGCGCTGGCGCAGGCCCCGGCCACCCTCAGCCGCTTAAATAAGGCCTACACCGCGACCCTGGATATCAACCTCGTGGACGGCGGGCCCAATCCCTTCGCCTACCAGCAGGAACTGGTGAAGCGCGTGGAAAAGGCCGGTCTGCTCTCGGGCGGCGTGACGCTGGGTAACGCCAGCGCCTTTGGCAGCGCGGGCCTGACCGGGGACCTCGTGTTCTACGGCCCCATTCTGATGCTGGTGGCCGTGCTGCTGACCTATCTGGTGCTGGGCAGCCAGTTCAACTCGTTCCGGTACCCGGTGTACCTGCTGCTGCCGGTGCCCATTGCCATTGTGGGCGCGCTGTGGACCCTGAACTTCTTTGGCGTGAACCTGGACGTGATCACGGTGCTGGGCATGGTGATCCTGCTGGGCCTGTCCACCAAGAACTCCATTCTGTACCTGGAATTCGTGACCGAGCGGGTGCGCACCCTGCCCCTGCGCGAGGCGCTGATTGAAGCCGCCGAGCTGCGCTTTCGCCCGATTATCATGACCACTCTGACAGTGCTGGTGATCAGCGTGCCGCTGATTCTGGGCCAGGGCGAGGGCGCCGAGTTCCGCCGGGGCCTGGGGATCGTGATTCTGGGCGGGGTGATCACCTCCACGCTCCTCACCTTCTACGTGGTGCCCAGCGTCTTCTGGCAGTTCGAGCGCCGCCGCCTGGCCCCGCCCGTGCCGGTCACCCCTGCCCTGACCCCGGGCGACTGA
- a CDS encoding phage tail protein — protein MEPFIGEIQMFAGNFPPRGWALCNGQLLTISQNTALFSLLGTTYGGNGRTTFALPNLQAASPMGPGAGPGLTPRYPGEQGGAASVTLVGSELPAHTHTVGAFDVPGTSAVPTDRALARSVNYNAYGPGTPTVTLGAQSVGAAGGSQPHNNLPPYLAVTFIIALQGIFPQRP, from the coding sequence ATGGAACCGTTTATTGGAGAGATTCAGATGTTTGCCGGCAACTTTCCGCCGCGCGGCTGGGCGCTGTGCAACGGACAGCTGCTGACCATTTCGCAGAATACGGCGCTGTTTTCGCTGCTGGGCACGACCTACGGCGGCAATGGCCGCACCACCTTTGCGCTGCCCAACCTGCAGGCGGCCAGTCCCATGGGCCCAGGGGCCGGCCCCGGCCTCACCCCCCGGTACCCTGGCGAGCAGGGTGGCGCCGCCAGCGTGACCCTGGTGGGCAGCGAGCTGCCAGCGCACACCCACACAGTGGGCGCTTTTGACGTTCCTGGCACCAGCGCCGTGCCCACCGACCGCGCCCTGGCCCGCAGCGTGAACTACAACGCGTACGGCCCCGGCACCCCCACCGTGACCCTGGGCGCCCAGAGCGTGGGCGCGGCCGGCGGCAGTCAGCCGCACAACAACCTGCCGCCCTATCTGGCGGTCACGTTCATCATCGCGCTGCAGGGCATCTTTCCGCAGCGCCCCTAA